GCTTGCCGGTCTGGACGAGCTGCTCCATGAGGGGCACGAGGTCAGCGGCGGCGCTGATCTTCTTGTCCGTCACCAGGACGTAGGGCTCGTCGATGACGGACTCCATCGTCTCGGCATTCGACATGAAGTACGCGCTGATGTAGCCGCGGTCGAACTCCATGCCCTCGACGTACTCGGTCTCGAACTCGAGCAGCCGGGACTCCTCGACGGTGATCACGCCGTCCTTGCCGACCTTGTCCATCACGTCGGCGATCAGGTTGCCGATGTGGTCGTCGTGCGCGCTGATCGAGGCGATGTGGGCGATGTCGTCGCGGCCCTCGACGGGACGGCTGATCTTCTTGATCTCGGCGACGATCGCGGCCGTGGCCAAGTCGATGCCGCGCTTGATCTGCATCGGGTTCGCGCCGGCGGCGACGTTGCGCAGGCCCTCGGTCACCATCGCCTGCGCCAGCACCGTGGCCGTCGTCGTGCCGTCGCCGGCAACGTCGTTCGTCCGCATCGCGGCTTCCTTGAACAGCTGCGCGCCCATGTTGGCCCACGGGTCGGTCAGCTCGATCTCCTTGGCCACCGTCACGCCGTCATGGGTGACGGTCGGCGAGCCGAACTTGCGTGCCAGCGCCACGTTGCGGCCCTTGGGGCCGAGCGTCGTCTTGACGGCGTTGGCGACGATGTCGACGCCTTCCTTCAGGCCGCGGCGGGCGGCCTCGTTGAACACCAGGATCTTGGCCATGTATGCAGTCTCCTTCGAGAATCGATCGGGCGGTCGTGACTGAGAGTGGGGATTGAGCGTGCGGACGGAAGTGGGCGCGACGGGTGCGCTAGCTGGCCACGCGGGCCAGGATGTCCTTCTCGCTCAGCACGAGGTACTTCTTGTCGTCGATCTTGAACTGGGTGCCCGAGTACTGGGCGTAGAGGACGACGTCGCCCACCTTGACGTCCATCGGGATCCGCTTGGTCCCGTCCTCGTCCAGCCGGCCCGGCCCGACGGCCATGATCGTCCCGCGCTGCGGGCGCTCCTTGGCGCTCTCGGGCAGGACGATGCCGCTGGCGGTCACCTCTTCCTGTTCGATCGGCTCGACGATCACGCGGTCGCCCAGCGGCTGCAAGTTCATGCCCATAGCGTGCCATGCCTCCTAGTAGATCGGATTCGATTTGCGATTTGCGGGTTGCGCCGGTCGCACGTGCGCCGGCCGCCGGACGCAGCCGACGTCGACGACGCGGCGGCGATGTCCGTTACGGGTGGCGATCGACCGCGTTAGCAGTCGCGGCCCGGGTTTGCCAGCCGCCCAGGCGGGGAGAGTATAGTGCGGAGCCCGAATCGAACAAGGTGCGGGCGATTAGACGTCCGTTAGAGGATCGCGAATTCCGTGTATGGGCACCCCTTGTGGGTGCCCTTACGGCCCCTCCTCGAACGAGCACAGCTTCATCCCCTCGTGCGCCGGCTGCGACGTGCTGTCCTCTGCGAGCGCCTTCTCGAACCACGGCCTGGCTTCGTCGCAGCGGTCCTGGAAGGCGAGCGCGAAGCCGAGCAGGTAGTAGAAGTCCACCTGCTGCGCGCCGAGTTCGATCGCGCGCTCGAGGTGGTGGGCGGCTTCTTCCCAGTGCTTGGCGGCGTACGCCGTCCAGCCCATGTGGCCGTGGCCGGGCGCGTAGTCGTCGTCGGCCTTCACGGCGCGCTCGAAGCGCGACTCGGCGGCGTCGATGTCGCCGGCGTCGTAGTCCAGCAGCCCAAGGTTGTCCCAGCCGATCGGGTCGCTCGGATCGATCTCCGTGGCGGTCTTGAACGCCTCGCGTGCCGCGGCCACATCGCCGCCGAAGCGGTGGATGCGGCCGATGTCGATCAGGAACAGCGTGTTCCGCGGCTCGAGCTCCGCCGCCCGCCGGTAGTGCTCCAGCGCCGTCGCCGACGCGCCACGCGCCTCCCACGCCATCCCGAGCGCCCGCGCCGCGTACGCGTCGTCCGGCCCGCGCTCGACGGCCTTCTCCGCCTCGGCCAACGCGGGGTCCCACCGGCCGGCTCC
Above is a window of Candidatus Avedoeria danica DNA encoding:
- the groES gene encoding co-chaperone GroES; translation: MNLQPLGDRVIVEPIEQEEVTASGIVLPESAKERPQRGTIMAVGPGRLDEDGTKRIPMDVKVGDVVLYAQYSGTQFKIDDKKYLVLSEKDILARVAS
- a CDS encoding tetratricopeptide repeat protein, translating into MFFSPDAPRDPHRRKPRRWPLVAALVLLAGAIYLRERPTIVRNAISRYLPSPTPGPTSTPPLPVTLATAEAARTAGRQSEALAAWATAQAIDPTRADVALARVRRLAARRRYADAADAAATAVAAAPDASDAQAALAVALDWGGDSEGAIDAALKAVDLDPDNPGGRAALAEAYAGAGRWDPALAEAEKAVERGPDDAYAARALGMAWEARGASATALEHYRRAAELEPRNTLFLIDIGRIHRFGGDVAAAREAFKTATEIDPSDPIGWDNLGLLDYDAGDIDAAESRFERAVKADDDYAPGHGHMGWTAYAAKHWEEAAHHLERAIELGAQQVDFYYLLGFALAFQDRCDEARPWFEKALAEDSTSQPAHEGMKLCSFEEGP